One Corvus moneduloides isolate bCorMon1 chromosome Z, bCorMon1.pri, whole genome shotgun sequence genomic window carries:
- the GCNT1 gene encoding beta-1,3-galactosyl-O-glycosyl-glycoprotein beta-1,6-N-acetylglucosaminyltransferase produces MLKRKLRFCHNLRFRLFLGLTLILVIISVLKVNQKEDFLNRRHLELTKEDPISNVNCTKIIEGDIEEMQKVQLEILSVSFKKRPRLTTDDYINMTSDCASFTKTRKYIMEPLSNEEAEFPIAYSIVVYHKIEMLDRLLRSIYAPQNFYCIHVDKKSPESFFAAVKGIVSCFDNVFISSQLESVVYASWSRVQADINCMKDLYRRSSNWRYLINLCGMDFPIKTNQEIVEKLKALKGENSLETEKMPVYKEVRWKKHHEIIDGKIKNTGIDKQLPPLNTPVFSGSAYFVVSRSFVEYVLENSKILKFIEWAKDTYSPDEYLWATIQRIPEVPGAFSSSDKYDVSDMNALARFVKWQYFEGDVSKGAPYPPCSGVHIRSVCVFGVGDLNWMLRNHHLFANKFDTDVDPFAVKCLEEYLRHKALYLQKN; encoded by the coding sequence ATGCTGAAGAGGAAATTACGGTTTTGTCACAACTTGCGTTTCAGGCTTTTCTTGGGTCTAACTCTTATTTTAgtaataatttcagttttgaaagtTAACCAGAAAGAAGACTTCTTAAATCGGAGACATCTGGAGCTAACAAAAGAAGATCCTATTAGCAATGTTAACTGCACCAAGATTATTGAGGGAGATatagaagaaatgcaaaaggtACAGCTTGAGATATTATCAGTGTCATTTAAGAAACGCCCCAGACTAACGACAGATGATTATATTAACATGACTTCTGACTGTGCCTCCTTCACCAAGACTAGGAAATACATTATGGAACCTCTCAGCAATGAAGAAGCAGAATTTCCAATTGCTTACTCAATAGTGGTTTATCACAAAATTGAGATGCTTGATAGACTTCTAAGATCAATCTATGCTCCACAGAATTTTTACTGCATTCATGTAGACAAAAAGTCTCCAGAATCcttttttgctgctgtgaagGGAATAGTCTCATGTTTTGATAATGTCTTTATTTCCAGCCAGTTAGAGAGTGTGGTATATGCTTCATGGAGCAGAGTGCAGGCAGACATTAACTGCATGAAAGATCTCTACAGAAGAAGTTCAAACTGGAGATACCTAATAAACCTATGTGGCATGGACTTTCCTATAAAGACCAACCAGGAAATAGTAGAGAAATTAAAAGCCCTTAAGGGTGAAAATAgcttggaaacagaaaaaatgcctGTTTATAAAGAAGTAAGGTGGAAAAAACACCATGAGATTATTGATGGTAAAATAAAGAACACAGGCATAGACAAACAACTACCACCTCTCAATACTCCAGTTTTTTCTGGCAGTGCCTATTTTGTAGTTAGCAGAAGCTTTGTAGAATATGTattagaaaacagcaaaatacttAAGTTCATTGAGTGGGCGAAAGATACTTACAGCCCAGATGAGTACCTGTGGGCAACAATTCAGAGAATCCCTGAAGTCCCAGGtgctttttcttccagtgaCAAGTACGACGTTTCTGATATGAATGCACTGGCCAGGTTTGTCAAGTGGCAGTACTTTGAAGGTGATGTGTCCAAAGGTGCACCCTACCCACCGTGCAGTGGAGTTCACATTCGCTCTGTCTGTGTTTTTGGAGTAGGAGACTTGAACTGGATGCTACGAAACCATCATTTATTTGCTAATAAGTTTGACACTGATGTTGACCCTTTTGCAGTGAAATGCTTGGAAGAGTATTTGCGGCACAAAGCTTTGTATCTGCAAAAGAACTGA